One genomic window of Mercenaria mercenaria strain notata chromosome 2, MADL_Memer_1, whole genome shotgun sequence includes the following:
- the LOC123562563 gene encoding uncharacterized protein LOC123562563 produces the protein MFTVVPTPEVKDHRDQRAASGEPVPQIIDHRHRTQPRENWLDGRKSKQETYESIKAQRDNLVQSEFKYKKMIKELEKEKEDLLKVYEPTYNENERLKSHLLHGPGAQKIKKLKQEKRELMSELEIVKEENVEITDRVKELEKMFLSEKDYYLEKKWREAIERGRKRREEKDAGISTQGPLTNARKPKKRDLKTVKDEEFEKQDVYDLHIDNLEKETQILLNKIRQLKQNKENINYANFIGKGAVTRNAAIANAINEKLERDLETFEERLENLRKKTGKLTSDTAEEIVITEKKSKPKQTGTKYFRTKPTQTDALPEQNELEKKSNETKEQNVSNGKSVLRSTNRSGKEINKRTSLTKVSTPTDDDLLEAPDYSTNKKHHRIVSKKFKQDSDGGNSETVHAIWNVSRTSNENKGYTSPIAEHWANLAVKLNETEKYGKKKPFTHRNKVFRYKGNQHTPSRQIQLVSEDENQETEESERNSAKSQRSILSVSSQSSLEVNSQNKYIYDIPRHVEQKPARDVKLKADENSNKNADTVYKTSRKTTNTGEVIRYIPRQYSWEMTSRVKYSGDQMGRYSNGPEPIGRHRKQKQDVNTSREFRLENENSQSNLRSTVNKPSEVRSERKVSRDIKLRQRATPSDDEFLETRNTSAYDEVLADIRKKYKDQAQKQTIES, from the coding sequence ATGTTCACTGTAGTTCCAACGCCCGAGGTCAAAGACCATCGAGACCAACGGGCAGCTTCTGGGGAACCGGTTCCGCAGATAATCGACCATCGTCACCGGACTCAGCCAAGAGAAAACTGGCTGGACGGGCGCAAAAGTAAGCAAGAGACTTACGAAAGTATCAAGGCGCAAAGGGATAACTTGGTCCAGTCTGAATTCAAATATAAGAAGATGATAAAGGAACTTGAAAAAGAGAAGGAAGACCTCCTGAAAGTATATGAACCTACTTATAATGAAAATGAGCGATTGAAAAGTCATTTGTTGCACGGGCCTGGTGCTCAgaaaatcaaaaaattaaaacaagagaagAGAGAATTAATGAGCGAATTAGAAATTGTAAAGGAGGAAAATGTCGAAATTACTGACAGAGTTAAAGaacttgaaaaaatgtttttgtctgaAAAAGACTATTATCTTGAAAAGAAATGGCGCGAAGCTATAGAACGGGGACGAAAAAGGCGCGAAGAAAAGGATGCCGGGATATCTACACAAGGTCCATTAACCAATGCAAGGAAACCAAAAAAGAGAGACTTAAAAACAGTAAAAGATGAGGAATTTGAAAAACAAGATGTATATGATTTGCACATAGATAATCTTGAGAAAGAAACACAGATACTTCTGAATAAGATAAGGCAGTtaaagcaaaataaagaaaacataaattatgCCAACTTTATTGGAAAAGGGGCTGTAACTAGAAATGCCGCGATCGCAAATGCAATTAACGAGAAACTTGAACGAGATCTAGAAACATTTGAGGAACGTCTTGAAAATTTAAGGAAGAAAACCGGAAAATTAACTAGTGATACTGCTGAAGAAATTGTTATAACGGAAAAGAAATCGAAACCAAAGcaaactggtacgaaatattttAGGACAAAACCTACCCAAACAGATGCACTGCCTGAACAAaatgaacttgaaaaaaaaagcaacgaAACTAAAGAACAAAACGTTTCAAACGGAAAGTCGGTTTTGAGGAGCACAAACAGATCAGGTAAAGAAATTAACAAAAGGACGTCGTTAACTAAAGTCTCCACACCTACTGATGATGATCTTTTAGAAGCACCCGATTACAGTACTAATAAAAAACACCATAGAATAGTTTCTAAAAAGTTCAAGCAAGATTCAGATGGCGGAAACAGCGAGACCGTACACGCCATTTGGAACGTCAGTCGCACCTCAAATGAAAATAAAGGTTATACATCACCTATAGCCGAGCATTGGGCCAATCTAGCAGTAAAACTTAATGaaacggaaaagtacggaaaaaAGAAACCATTTACACACAGAAATAAGGTGTTTCGCTACAAAGGAAACCAACATACGCCTTCTCGACAAATACAACTTGTATCGGAAGACGAAAATCAAGAaactgaagaaagtgaaagaaaTTCAGCAAAAAGTCAAAGAAGTATTCTATCAGTAAGTTCTCAGTCAAGCTTAGAAGTTAAttctcaaaataaatacatatacgATATACCCAGACATGTTGAACAAAAGCCTGCCAGAGATGTAAAACTAAAAGCAGATGAAAATAGCAATAAGAATGCCGATACTGTATACAAGACATCAAGGAAAACAACAAATACGGGGGAAGTCATTCGGTATATACCTAGGCAGTACAGCTGGGAAATGACTAGTAGGGTAAAATATAGTGGTGATCAAATGGGAAGATATAGCAATGGACCAGAACCAATCGGTCGACATAGAAAACAAAAGCAGGATGTCAACACTTCTAGAGAGTTTCGTTTAGAAAATGAGAACAGTCAATCAAATTTGCGAAGCACAGTAAACAAGCCTTCAGAAGTAAGGAGCGAAAGAAAAGTATCCCGAGATATCAAACTGAGACAGCGGGCGACACCATCAGACGATGAATTTCTAGAAACAAGAAATACATCTGCTTATGACGAAGTGCTAGCTGATATAAGAAAAAAGTATAAAGATCAAGCACAGAAGCAAACAATTGAATCTTAA
- the LOC123562562 gene encoding uncharacterized protein LOC123562562, with the protein MYTTVPRPETIDHRPNSGEPLPVIIDHNSDGNTARWKKRHRKEQLPYDTLKKHRDTLLEAEFKYKKTIRELEKEREELVNTYERAYQENKQLKSILEHGPDAAKLKQLSKDKKEQKGIIDQLQDENKALGDRLKQLEQLEKLTNPANDLLEKNWKERLDKVRKMREEEEAIPTQGPFTGGKLFKKKRVAIDDTSLEELDTYDLQLDTIQKETQVLLNKVKQLKREKEQIDYTLMMGKGAVTRNAVVANAISEKLNRDLNKYSIRLQRLKIKHKGAKRYVREVRTVVVLGNRVSKEDSLPPLETKNQEPEPTTGIITYRVKPGVKSPSTEVKPAWSISTKTSQSKDTKVPVPEGNNWIPPKHFDKPGTYSKLHRKSIQPIEQIEQEVPENDAPHVHNK; encoded by the coding sequence ATGTATACAACGGTTCCACGCCCTGAAACTATAGATCACAGACCGAATTCAGGCGAGCCGTTACCCGTTATCATTGATCATAACAGTGATGGAAATACTGCAAGATGGAAAAAGCGGCATAGAAAAGAACAACTTCCATATGACACATTAAAGAAACACCGTGATACATTACTAGAGGCAGAATTTAAATACAAGAAGACGATTCGAGAGCTTGAAAAAGAACGAGAGGAGCTTGTTAATACTTACGAAAGGGCTTATCAAGAAAATAAGCAATTGAAAAGCATTCTTGAACATGGTCCGGACGCAGCGAAACTAAAGCAGCTGTCGAAAGACAAAAAGGAACAGAAAGGTATAATAGATCAACTACAGGATGAAAATAAAGCATTAGGCGATAGACTAAAGCAACTAGAGCAGTTAGAGAAATTAACAAATCCAGCCAATGATCTGTTGGAGAAAAACTGGAAGGAGAGATTAGATAAAGTAAGAAAGATGCGCGAAGAAGAAGAAGCGATTCCAACGCAAGGTCCATTTACTGGAGGGAAACTATTTAAGAAAAAACGTGTAGCGATAGATGACACTAGTTTAGAGGAGCTGGATACGTATGACTTACAATTAGATACAATTCAGAAAGAGACACAAGTTCTTTTAAACAAAGTGAAACAGCTCAAACGTGAAAAGGAACAAATCGACTACACATTGATGATGGGTAAAGGAGCTGTCACAAGAAATGCTGTCGTTGCAAATGCGATCAGCGAAAAGTTAAACAGAGACTTGAATAAATATTCAATACGGTTACAAAGactgaaaattaaacataaaggTGCAAAACGGTATGTTAGAGAGGTGAGAACCGTAGTCGTTCTTGGAAACAGAGTGAGCAAAGAAGATTCTCTGCCGCCACTTGAAACAAAAAATCAGGAGCCAGAACCTACTACGGGAATCATAACATATAGAGTAAAACCAGGTGTCAAGTCTCCTTCTACAGAGGTAAAGCCGGCATGGTCCATTTCCACGAAGACGTCGCAATCTAAGGACACCAAAGTGCCTGTCCCAGAAGGAAATAACTGGATTCCACCAAAGCACTTCGACAAGCCGGGTACATATTCTAAACTTCACCGAAAATCTATCCAGCCAATAGAGCAAATAGAGCAAGAAGTACCAGAAAATGATGCGCCACATGTGCACAAcaaatag